The following nucleotide sequence is from Gadus macrocephalus chromosome 18, ASM3116895v1.
ACATCTTAAACTCGTCTCAAAGTGATTCCGTCTTCACCGTCTGTTTCCCTGAAAGATTAACCAAGAGCGGGACACTTGCACACAAATGAAGAATAATAAAgttaattgaattgtgtgaatgaCTACATAGTGTGGCAAAGGCAGATGTTCGCCATGCTTCCAATACCATAAATGATCCCAGTAAAAAGTTTGAACAGTTAACTTGAATAATAAAAGAGGTATTTTTTGAGTTAGGTCTAAAAAGGAAGCAGTCTTTTCTCTTCTGAGCTGCATCGATTTTATGATTTATCAAAAACATCTGAGCACAGCGAACATTAAATACCAACAACAAGTGAATAGTCAAGTGTCCTGTTAATAGTTTTGGTCCATTTTGTTAACACTGATCAACGCTAGATCATTGTACAAAATGAAAAACGGCAGTCCATGGCCCCAATATTCCCCCCAAAGTGTTGCCTCATGCGTTCTTATCATCCGCTGCTGTTGCTCTGTGTACTCACAGCAGATAACATAGTACCCAGTGGTGCTCAGACTCCTGGTTACTAAGAGAGAGGCTGTGGGTTTCTCGTGTGCACTGACCACTGAATAAAGAGTTCCATACAAAGCATGTCTCGGCAGATTACAGGATGTCACACGTTCTTTCCTTTCTCTTCAGCTGCAGGTCGAGGTCCAGCAGCAGAGCCAGGAAGTTGCGGTTGGGGTAGATGGCTCTCTTCTTCACCAGGTTCTTCAGGGCCCgacggagggggaggtgacGGTGGATCATGAGGTAGGCCAGCACTAAGGTTGAGGACCGGCTCAGGCCCATGATGCAGTGCACTAGAACCTTGcctaaagagagagggggagagaaagagagcgatgaGGGGGAGAGGCAAACGGATTTACCAGAGGTCTCTTGTTTGACATGGCTGCTCATCTCAAACTGGAGTCCTTCGTTATCTACTCCCTCAACCATCCCACTGCCAGCCGAAAAGAGGGTCCACGATTAATTTCCTTTCCATTCAATTTTTTaagtttctctgtctctctctctctgtctccctctctctctgtgtctctctgtgtctctctctgtctctgtctgtgagaGGACGTCCTTGACTTGATCGCTATGCTTTAAGACACCGTGGTGGTGACCTCATGATAGACTTGAGTTCTGCAAGGTGGGACCCCTGACTGCTTCCATCTCCAGACCCCAGTACTGCCAGCAGCGTAAtgacatgaaatgaaatgacAGCATGGGACACCGAGGGTTGGGGTGAATGGGTTTTTATTAAAGAATTATTAAATgacatggggagaaaaaaataactgCACTTGAAAGAAAAATGAGAAGGCATATCTTGGCACTAATGACCTGAAGTCAGACGCCCGTCTAATGCTGTTTTAAACAGAGTACGCATTGCATCCATCAGCGGTTGTGCTGTAATTGAAATAACTCATTCATCCATTGTTGCGAATCAGGCGCCTTGAGGAGCCTTACCATCTGGAGATTTCAGTGCCTTGTGAATGAAATCGGCAGCAGGTTTGAAGTAAACGTCGATGTCAAAGTAGGTGGAATCATCAGCGGGAATGCCACAATACACGATGTCGTTGCCGTAAAATCTTTGGTCCCCAATGCTGCCTCGTTTGGAATGGGCAGCGTTCAACACATGAGTAATACCTAGTTTCTGCAAAGCACTCCTGTTCTGGGCTACGTGTCTGCAGAGCACAGAAAGGGAGTGAGCACAtggacatacatacacacattagaTATGGAATACTTTATACACAACACATTTTTACATGAGTGTAAGATGTTTCATTGTGGACGTCAAACAGACCTGTAGAATGGCAGCTACTTACACATTCCCGATGTAGATGTTGGGCCAAACCTCATCCACTTGATGTAGCTGTAGATTGCACGAGTCCAAAACTTTCTGCAAATCCTTCACTGTCATGTACTGTTTACTCTCGTCTTTCACGGAGGACATTTTAATTGAAATCGCCCCCTGACTAGAGGGTCCGCCTTGTTCCAAAGgggttgttgttattattattattaaaagccCGCCCGCCTGCCCGCCCCCCGCGCAGGGTGATCCGCCGGAGCAGGTGTGTTTTGAGTGTCCCAGGACGGCTTCCTAATTTAGTCCTGAACCCTGACCCGGCGTGTAGTTACCAGTGGGGGCTGCAG
It contains:
- the LOC132446633 gene encoding dual specificity protein phosphatase 13-like, whose protein sequence is MSSVKDESKQYMTVKDLQKVLDSCNLQLHQVDEVWPNIYIGNVHVAQNRSALQKLGITHVLNAAHSKRGSIGDQRFYGNDIVYCGIPADDSTYFDIDVYFKPAADFIHKALKSPDGKVLVHCIMGLSRSSTLVLAYLMIHRHLPLRRALKNLVKKRAIYPNRNFLALLLDLDLQLKRKERTCDIL